One window from the genome of Streptomyces sp. WZ-12 encodes:
- a CDS encoding lysine N(6)-hydroxylase/L-ornithine N(5)-oxygenase family protein: protein MLGIGVGPANLSLAALLSPHRDLPSLFLDRKEAFSWHDGQQIRGTTLQVTMVKDLVSLADPTSQFSFLNYLHDQGRIYHFVNAQFDAVPRQEFRNYLEWASWRMKNIVYGEEVRSIDFDGVFRVHTDDRVLTADNIAVGVGNRPWIPPTGQAGASGSQFHVCDFVEKAVDLGGKRVVVVGGGQSGAEAFLDLLSREGDQLPSRVSWFSRRRNFLPIDDSPFTNDFYMPCFSEYFYGLDRAVRDRINQENVLSSDGISEPTLRAIYQRIYHHRFIARSPGLIRLYPNREITGVTGAGAGWELTVVNNDRPDRPQRVPADVVIWSTGFRSGLLDLFAPLAGRLDGDGGEYLVDRDYAVRWDGPPDHNIFVQNAAPSQRGLADKNLSLLAWRSQRIVDRLRGVQREEQLSSFVEWADEGSDEGELRGRV, encoded by the coding sequence GTGCTCGGTATCGGTGTCGGGCCGGCCAACCTCAGTCTGGCCGCCCTGCTCTCTCCGCACCGCGACCTGCCGAGCCTGTTCCTCGACCGCAAGGAAGCCTTCAGCTGGCACGACGGTCAGCAGATCCGTGGCACCACGCTCCAGGTCACGATGGTCAAGGACCTGGTGAGCCTGGCCGATCCGACCAGCCAGTTCTCCTTCCTCAACTACCTGCACGACCAGGGCCGGATCTACCACTTCGTCAACGCCCAGTTCGACGCGGTGCCGCGACAGGAGTTCCGCAACTACCTGGAGTGGGCGAGCTGGCGGATGAAGAACATCGTCTACGGGGAGGAGGTCCGGTCGATCGACTTCGACGGTGTCTTCCGCGTGCACACCGACGACCGGGTGCTCACCGCGGACAACATCGCCGTGGGCGTCGGCAACCGGCCGTGGATCCCGCCGACCGGCCAGGCCGGGGCCTCCGGCAGCCAGTTCCACGTCTGCGACTTCGTCGAGAAGGCCGTCGACCTCGGCGGCAAGCGCGTCGTGGTGGTGGGCGGCGGGCAGTCGGGCGCCGAGGCGTTCCTCGACCTGCTCTCCCGCGAGGGCGACCAACTGCCCAGTCGGGTCTCGTGGTTCTCCCGGCGCCGCAACTTCCTGCCGATCGACGACTCGCCGTTCACCAACGACTTCTACATGCCGTGCTTCTCGGAGTACTTCTACGGTCTGGACCGGGCGGTCCGGGACCGGATCAACCAGGAGAACGTGCTGTCCAGCGACGGCATCTCCGAGCCGACGCTGCGCGCGATCTACCAGCGCATCTACCACCACCGGTTCATCGCCCGCTCGCCCGGGCTGATCAGGCTGTACCCGAACCGCGAGATCACCGGCGTGACCGGGGCCGGTGCCGGGTGGGAGCTGACGGTGGTCAACAACGACCGGCCCGACCGCCCGCAACGGGTCCCCGCCGACGTGGTCATCTGGTCGACCGGCTTCCGCTCCGGCCTGTTGGACCTGTTCGCCCCGCTGGCCGGCCGGCTGGACGGGGACGGCGGTGAGTACCTGGTGGACCGGGACTACGCGGTGCGCTGGGACGGCCCGCCGGACCACAACATCTTCGTCCAGAACGCGGCCCCGTCCCAACGGGGGCTCGCTGACAAGAACTTGAGCCTGCTGGCGTGGCGCAGCCAGCGCATCGTGGACCGGCTGCGCGGTGTGCAGCGGGAGGAACAGCTCTCCTCCTTCGTCGAGTGGGCGGACGAAGGCAGCGACGAGGGCGAGCTGCGAGGGAGGGTGTGA
- a CDS encoding 3-oxoacyl-ACP synthase yields MTPHPTERGTTPPVSLTSPHYLLGEFEQDHHTIPEFAARAREFGMQPDARLWGWGKVHRTEKPLEQLFVETGKLVIGAAVEAGRPAVGSSADVDLLMLCSTRFPGDAQTHGAFLEAILNGLGLDCAFLGLTLNRCTNLVSGLGVAEALVRGGAYRNVLVITADRCATESARMESFALFSDGAAGCLVTACPGEYEVLGSASAQDPGALEWHHEISADLSRQVNDRLLPPHGLAPGDLAGVLHSNLYVPVVVMKERLAGFTTGQLDTGNTARTGHCFAADPLINLVDRRTEPGGHYLLAASVPGCRAAMLLRKTPPRP; encoded by the coding sequence ATGACCCCCCACCCCACTGAGCGGGGCACCACTCCCCCCGTCAGTCTCACCTCCCCCCACTACCTTCTCGGCGAGTTCGAGCAGGACCACCACACGATCCCCGAATTCGCCGCGCGTGCACGCGAGTTCGGCATGCAACCCGACGCCCGACTGTGGGGCTGGGGAAAAGTCCACCGCACCGAGAAGCCCCTTGAGCAACTGTTCGTCGAGACCGGGAAGTTGGTCATCGGTGCGGCCGTTGAAGCCGGGCGGCCGGCCGTCGGGTCGTCGGCGGATGTGGACCTCCTGATGCTGTGCTCGACGCGGTTCCCCGGCGACGCACAGACCCACGGTGCGTTCCTGGAGGCGATCCTGAACGGACTGGGGCTCGACTGTGCGTTCCTCGGGCTGACCCTCAACCGGTGTACCAATCTGGTGAGCGGGCTCGGGGTGGCCGAGGCCCTGGTGCGCGGTGGCGCGTACCGCAACGTTCTGGTGATCACCGCGGACCGTTGTGCCACGGAGTCAGCCCGGATGGAGAGCTTCGCCCTCTTCAGTGATGGCGCGGCCGGTTGTCTGGTCACCGCGTGCCCAGGTGAGTACGAGGTCCTGGGTTCGGCGAGTGCGCAGGACCCCGGAGCGTTGGAGTGGCACCACGAGATCAGCGCGGACCTGTCGCGGCAGGTCAACGACCGGCTTTTGCCGCCGCACGGACTGGCCCCGGGAGATCTGGCCGGCGTGCTGCACAGCAATCTGTACGTGCCGGTCGTCGTGATGAAGGAACGCCTGGCCGGCTTCACCACCGGGCAACTCGACACCGGCAACACGGCCAGGACCGGCCACTGTTTCGCCGCCGATCCGCTGATCAATCTCGTCGACCGCCGTACCGAGCCGGGCGGGCACTATCTGCTCGCCGCGAGCGTGCCGGGTTGCCGCGCCGCGATGTTGCTGCGCAAGACCCCGCCACGGCCCTGA
- a CDS encoding thioesterase II family protein, which produces MESWFEMARGVPSGWPRTYCFAHAGGRAQACVEWQDALAGVTALVAVSPPERTSIDTVSDQVAELIAGQRTGPFLLFGHSLGALIAFEVARRLGDRPAHLIASGCVAPSLHPTPRMVEVAGLSGQSLTEALAVYGGLRPEILADPELQEFILPDIRADFELVARYRYRRAAALTCGVSLINGTDDPLVRRDDLVDWSRECTSEPEVHWAAGGHFYFENHPEAVTEVIRRAAEALPVELI; this is translated from the coding sequence GTGGAATCGTGGTTCGAGATGGCCCGTGGCGTGCCGTCGGGCTGGCCCCGCACCTACTGCTTTGCACATGCCGGTGGCAGGGCGCAGGCATGCGTCGAATGGCAGGACGCGCTGGCCGGAGTGACCGCACTGGTCGCGGTCAGCCCGCCCGAGCGCACCAGCATCGACACCGTGAGTGACCAGGTCGCCGAACTGATCGCCGGGCAACGCACGGGGCCGTTCCTGCTGTTCGGGCACAGCCTCGGGGCGTTGATCGCCTTCGAGGTGGCCCGCAGGCTCGGCGACCGGCCCGCCCATCTGATCGCTTCCGGCTGCGTCGCGCCGAGTTTGCATCCGACACCGCGCATGGTCGAGGTGGCGGGGCTCAGTGGACAAAGCCTTACCGAGGCGCTCGCCGTCTACGGCGGGCTGCGACCGGAGATCCTGGCCGATCCGGAACTACAGGAATTCATACTCCCTGACATCCGGGCCGATTTCGAGCTGGTCGCGAGGTACCGATATCGCCGAGCCGCCGCGCTGACCTGCGGCGTTTCGCTGATCAACGGCACGGACGACCCGCTGGTTCGCCGCGATGATCTGGTGGACTGGTCGAGAGAGTGCACCAGCGAGCCCGAGGTGCACTGGGCCGCGGGCGGGCACTTCTATTTCGAGAACCACCCTGAAGCGGTCACCGAAGTAATCCGCCGGGCGGCGGAGGCGTTGCCGGTCGAGTTGATTTAG
- a CDS encoding acyl-CoA dehydrogenase family protein, which produces MPTTNPTAPSTFDPHLLALPLYEDHHRELAARLVAWCDEHREVLAGAGRPEAVGLRILRALGDAGWLAFLDGGPDDYRALCLAREALAYADDLADYAFSIQALAATPIRRFGSDEQRRRYLPGLAAGTLCGAFAVSEEAAGSDVSAIGLEACESGDGWLLNGAKAWIANAGLADVYTVIARTGPGPGALGLSAFLVPSDTLGLRVEPVSMIAPRALGHLVFDDCALPPDALLGRRGGGFPIAMEVLDRFRMTVGAAALGFARRAADAALARARERPLQGGKLFDLPTVRAAFADMEVQLDAAALLVARSAWEIDRGSRRYARHSSVAKLYATEAAQQIVDSAVQVFGAAGLVHDSLLERLYRQIRSLRIYEGSSEVQRAIIAAAIDPGRAHRGAS; this is translated from the coding sequence ATGCCCACCACGAACCCCACCGCCCCCAGCACCTTCGACCCCCACCTCCTCGCACTCCCCCTGTACGAGGATCACCACCGCGAGCTGGCCGCACGCCTGGTGGCCTGGTGCGACGAGCACCGGGAGGTGCTCGCCGGCGCCGGGCGGCCGGAGGCGGTCGGACTGCGCATCCTCCGCGCGCTGGGGGACGCGGGGTGGTTGGCGTTCCTCGACGGCGGCCCGGACGACTACCGCGCCCTGTGCCTGGCGCGGGAGGCACTGGCGTACGCCGACGACCTCGCCGACTATGCGTTCTCCATCCAGGCGTTGGCCGCCACCCCCATCCGCCGCTTCGGTAGCGACGAGCAACGTCGCCGGTATCTGCCGGGACTTGCCGCCGGCACACTGTGCGGCGCGTTCGCGGTCTCGGAGGAGGCCGCGGGTTCGGACGTCTCCGCGATCGGGTTGGAGGCGTGCGAGAGTGGGGACGGCTGGCTGCTCAACGGTGCCAAGGCGTGGATCGCCAACGCGGGCCTCGCCGACGTCTACACGGTGATCGCGCGCACCGGTCCCGGTCCGGGTGCGCTCGGGCTCAGTGCGTTCCTGGTCCCCTCGGACACGCTCGGCCTGCGCGTCGAGCCGGTGTCGATGATCGCGCCGCGCGCCCTCGGCCATCTGGTCTTCGACGACTGTGCGCTGCCGCCGGATGCGTTGCTCGGCCGGCGCGGTGGCGGGTTTCCGATCGCGATGGAGGTGTTGGACCGGTTCCGGATGACGGTCGGCGCCGCCGCGCTCGGCTTCGCCCGTCGGGCCGCGGACGCCGCGTTGGCGCGGGCCAGGGAACGACCCCTACAGGGCGGGAAGCTCTTCGATCTGCCCACCGTGCGCGCCGCGTTCGCCGACATGGAGGTCCAACTCGACGCGGCAGCCCTGTTGGTGGCCCGGTCGGCCTGGGAGATCGACCGGGGCAGCCGTCGGTATGCCCGGCATTCCTCGGTGGCCAAGCTGTACGCCACGGAGGCCGCGCAGCAGATCGTGGACAGCGCGGTGCAGGTCTTCGGGGCGGCCGGGCTGGTCCACGACAGCCTGTTGGAGCGGCTGTACCGGCAGATCCGGTCGCTGCGGATCTACGAGGGTTCGTCGGAGGTGCAGCGAGCGATCATCGCGGCGGCGATCGATCCGGGCCGGGCGCACCGAGGGGCCTCATGA
- a CDS encoding cytochrome P450, with protein sequence MTRSGVATPGTAAAHPDPYPFYAALVADRPFGHDADSGVWVAAGAPAVSEVLADPSCRVRPGVEPVPRGILGTPAGEVFCELVRMTDGSRQARRKRSLVAALGTVGAEQVVALAAAQAARAVDWHDLQFGVPVRVVAALLGADGDVPAEVARLVGAFVRCVPASATAEDHAAAAGAAADLRELLGPYLRAGGGGLLGALVRSAARDGWPQPAPLLANVIGLLSQTYDATAGLVGNTLLALARYGRPDDLAAFVAEVVRHDAPIQNTRRFVASDTTLAGHRVPAGSAIVLLLAAANRDPHANVDPHAFRPGRADPRVFTFGRGAHGCPGRALATAIAVGVAATVTATPSHAGYRPSPNARIPVLKGQFP encoded by the coding sequence ATGACGCGGTCAGGTGTCGCGACGCCGGGCACGGCGGCCGCCCATCCCGATCCGTATCCGTTCTACGCCGCGTTGGTGGCCGACCGGCCCTTCGGCCATGACGCGGACAGCGGGGTGTGGGTGGCGGCCGGTGCGCCGGCGGTGTCCGAGGTGCTCGCCGATCCGTCCTGTCGGGTGCGGCCGGGCGTCGAGCCGGTGCCGCGCGGCATCCTGGGCACGCCGGCCGGCGAGGTGTTCTGCGAGCTGGTGCGGATGACCGACGGTTCGAGGCAGGCGCGGCGCAAGCGGAGCCTGGTTGCGGCGTTGGGCACGGTCGGCGCGGAGCAGGTCGTCGCGTTGGCCGCGGCGCAGGCGGCCCGTGCGGTCGACTGGCACGATCTCCAATTCGGCGTACCGGTGCGGGTGGTGGCCGCGCTGTTGGGTGCGGACGGGGATGTCCCGGCGGAGGTGGCCCGGCTGGTCGGCGCGTTCGTCCGGTGCGTTCCGGCCTCGGCCACCGCCGAGGACCATGCCGCGGCGGCGGGCGCCGCCGCGGACCTGCGCGAGCTGCTCGGCCCGTACCTGCGTGCCGGGGGTGGCGGTCTGCTCGGCGCGCTGGTCCGTTCGGCCGCGCGCGACGGTTGGCCGCAGCCCGCTCCGCTCCTGGCCAATGTGATCGGCCTGCTGTCGCAGACCTATGACGCCACGGCGGGGCTGGTCGGCAACACCCTGCTGGCGCTGGCCCGTTACGGGCGGCCGGACGATCTGGCGGCCTTCGTCGCCGAGGTGGTCCGGCATGACGCGCCCATTCAGAACACCCGTCGGTTCGTGGCGAGCGACACCACCCTGGCCGGTCATCGCGTCCCGGCCGGCTCGGCGATCGTGCTGTTGCTCGCCGCGGCCAACCGCGATCCGCACGCCAATGTCGATCCGCACGCCTTCCGACCCGGCCGGGCGGATCCGCGGGTGTTCACCTTCGGCCGGGGAGCCCACGGGTGTCCCGGCCGTGCCCTGGCCACCGCGATCGCCGTCGGTGTGGCCGCGACGGTGACCGCGACGCCCTCTCACGCGGGCTACCGGCCCTCGCCCAACGCCCGCATCCCCGTGCTGAAAGGCCAGTTCCCATGA
- a CDS encoding NAD(P)/FAD-dependent oxidoreductase, producing MDLGTVAVIGGGIIGCLTARRIVQESPSSRVLLLDRDEVGCGASRRSAGLHFPRGASERVRRMSEYSQEFYEKLRADRPAVPIHPVGMSLVSRADREEMARSYARPVRRDGAPGVLDACGAEVRVPPGMSVWDVEGGQYADVHRLVEALVTEVRPRVEVREAVRVTAVEPDGSGVRLGLGTGERLVVDRVVLAPGPWLAEPAWADRVAPLGARVKRVVALHLDHPVDERDRAVVFHDEDAFLLPLAYRGHWLFSYTCEDWDVDPDRIGADLAGHDLAQARACLERYAPALAARCTAGRVFCDAYSTSREPLLRRLDPDGRVVFAGAANGSGYRLAPAIAAEAVQLLDQSVKGSLR from the coding sequence ATGGATCTGGGCACGGTAGCGGTGATCGGCGGCGGCATCATCGGATGCCTGACGGCCCGCCGGATCGTCCAGGAGTCCCCGTCGAGCAGGGTGCTGCTGCTGGATCGGGACGAGGTCGGCTGCGGGGCCAGCAGGCGCTCCGCCGGGCTGCACTTCCCCCGCGGTGCGAGCGAGCGGGTGCGCCGTATGTCGGAGTACAGCCAGGAGTTCTACGAGAAGCTCAGGGCCGACCGGCCCGCCGTGCCGATCCACCCGGTCGGCATGTCGCTGGTGTCGCGGGCCGACCGGGAGGAGATGGCGCGCAGCTACGCCCGACCGGTGCGCCGCGATGGTGCCCCGGGTGTGCTCGACGCCTGTGGTGCCGAGGTCCGCGTACCGCCGGGGATGTCGGTGTGGGACGTCGAGGGCGGGCAGTACGCCGATGTGCACCGCCTGGTCGAGGCGCTGGTCACCGAGGTGCGCCCGCGCGTCGAGGTACGGGAGGCGGTCCGCGTCACGGCGGTGGAGCCCGACGGCTCCGGCGTGCGGCTTGGGTTGGGCACCGGTGAGCGGTTGGTGGTCGACCGGGTGGTGCTCGCGCCGGGCCCGTGGTTGGCCGAGCCCGCCTGGGCGGATCGGGTGGCGCCGCTGGGCGCGCGCGTCAAGCGGGTCGTCGCCCTGCACCTCGATCACCCCGTGGACGAGCGGGACCGGGCGGTCGTCTTCCACGACGAGGACGCCTTCCTGCTGCCGTTGGCCTACCGCGGGCACTGGCTGTTCAGCTACACCTGCGAGGACTGGGACGTCGACCCCGACCGGATCGGCGCGGATCTCGCCGGGCACGACCTCGCGCAGGCCCGCGCCTGTCTGGAGCGCTACGCGCCCGCGCTCGCCGCGCGGTGCACGGCCGGCCGCGTCTTCTGCGACGCCTACAGCACGTCCCGGGAGCCGCTGCTGCGCCGACTCGACCCGGACGGCCGGGTGGTGTTCGCGGGCGCGGCCAACGGATCCGGCTATCGCCTCGCCCCGGCCATCGCCGCCGAGGCCGTCCAACTGCTCGACCAGAGTGTGAAGGGGAGTCTGCGTTGA
- a CDS encoding iron-containing redox enzyme family protein: MPAFALPDAFVVAPQSTSEFDPAAVAATGEVIAAGPEAVYQRLVGDQESEVVFLLARHVLKGFCNGDGPANGAREPTGHVGVDAQGEADRIAEETAGVRRRIGALLEPLGEAEPRVREAVLAQRAPLALIGGCWLDSVSQPATQPATVVNHLVRHQFAWRGEGNPRRGLHRLRGRALEDQGVFLPDVTAPDFLPRAEARPLTAWLGAYSLSLARLPATFLPEVIGTHYVMTSLGVDELLLGTRPLLTEADLRAALVDYLALAPAPVRNRLCAAVERALAWELTHARLLVEVAEWHAGLSLDAQVGRIVARHAPFAGKQHRNVRIGRRPLAERFDDPDFDLGAFIGEFRASPQVKPRADGCRFLRAIKFGGPMFGIFDEREAATFERWADAIAAGEPPGAAVTPNTAGDDAARALTEAIAAPPPDVRLRPADRGDDRDFLHRLVNIENFPNTLALARAHAEEGLARAELLFTHGGGGVLTDASWFDYSPSALNERVDRIYWDKLVNPYRPLTEIPDRDEVVFGQKTFALGSMIDGAWAHRIGATGRYTRRSDGMLYSIYADEMGRGDVTKNHITLIYQVLASMGIEVPHLRETAFLDQDELPDHLYGFSLFQLSLALFPDSRYDEILGYNLGIEMFGLGTMRMHEMQKLRHHGFDVAYEEAHLSIDNLSAGHARQSAELIVAYLHDVAKVSGADAVPAHWRRIWRGYASFAYFIEHELVAGLARHESADVII; encoded by the coding sequence ATGCCTGCTTTCGCCCTGCCCGACGCGTTCGTCGTAGCGCCCCAGTCCACTTCGGAGTTCGACCCGGCTGCCGTTGCGGCGACCGGCGAGGTGATCGCCGCGGGTCCCGAGGCGGTCTACCAACGCCTGGTCGGTGACCAGGAGTCCGAGGTGGTGTTCCTCCTCGCCCGGCACGTGCTGAAAGGTTTCTGCAATGGTGACGGTCCCGCCAACGGTGCGCGAGAGCCGACCGGACACGTCGGCGTGGACGCTCAGGGCGAGGCCGACCGGATCGCCGAGGAGACAGCCGGGGTGCGTCGGCGGATCGGTGCACTGCTGGAGCCGTTGGGCGAGGCCGAACCCCGGGTGCGGGAAGCGGTGTTGGCCCAGCGGGCGCCGTTGGCGCTGATCGGCGGCTGTTGGCTGGACTCGGTCTCCCAGCCGGCCACCCAGCCCGCGACCGTGGTCAACCACCTGGTCCGCCACCAGTTTGCCTGGCGTGGCGAGGGTAACCCGCGGCGCGGGCTGCACCGGTTGCGCGGGCGCGCCTTGGAGGACCAGGGCGTGTTTCTGCCGGACGTCACGGCGCCGGACTTCCTGCCGCGGGCCGAGGCGCGGCCGCTCACGGCCTGGCTCGGTGCCTACTCCCTCAGCCTGGCCAGGCTGCCCGCGACGTTCCTGCCCGAGGTGATCGGCACGCACTACGTCATGACCTCGCTCGGCGTCGACGAACTCCTGCTCGGAACGCGTCCGTTGCTCACGGAGGCCGATCTGCGGGCGGCCCTCGTCGACTACCTCGCGCTGGCCCCGGCGCCGGTCAGGAACAGGCTGTGCGCCGCGGTCGAGCGCGCGCTGGCATGGGAGTTGACGCATGCGCGTCTGCTCGTCGAGGTTGCCGAATGGCATGCCGGGCTCTCGCTGGACGCGCAGGTCGGGCGGATCGTGGCCAGGCACGCTCCGTTCGCGGGCAAGCAGCACCGCAATGTCCGCATCGGCCGCCGGCCGCTGGCCGAGCGGTTCGACGATCCCGATTTCGATCTGGGCGCGTTCATCGGTGAGTTCCGCGCCTCGCCCCAGGTGAAGCCGCGTGCGGATGGCTGTCGCTTCTTGCGGGCCATCAAGTTCGGCGGCCCCATGTTCGGCATCTTCGACGAGCGGGAGGCGGCGACCTTCGAGCGGTGGGCGGACGCGATCGCCGCGGGGGAACCTCCGGGCGCCGCGGTCACCCCCAACACGGCCGGTGATGACGCCGCGCGGGCGCTGACGGAGGCCATCGCCGCGCCTCCGCCGGACGTCCGGCTGCGGCCCGCGGACCGGGGCGACGACCGTGACTTCCTGCACCGGCTGGTCAACATCGAGAACTTCCCCAACACGTTGGCCCTCGCGCGGGCGCACGCCGAGGAGGGACTGGCCCGCGCCGAGCTGTTGTTCACGCACGGCGGGGGTGGGGTGCTCACCGACGCGAGTTGGTTCGACTACTCACCCTCGGCCCTCAACGAGCGCGTCGACCGCATCTACTGGGACAAGCTGGTCAACCCGTACCGGCCGTTGACCGAGATACCGGACCGCGACGAGGTCGTCTTCGGTCAGAAGACCTTTGCGCTGGGCAGCATGATCGACGGCGCGTGGGCGCACCGCATCGGCGCGACCGGGCGCTACACCCGCCGCAGTGACGGCATGCTGTACTCGATCTACGCCGACGAGATGGGCCGCGGGGACGTCACCAAGAACCACATCACGCTGATCTATCAGGTGCTCGCGAGCATGGGCATCGAGGTGCCGCACCTGCGCGAGACCGCCTTCCTCGACCAGGACGAACTCCCCGACCATCTCTACGGGTTCTCGCTGTTCCAACTCAGCCTGGCGCTGTTCCCGGACTCCCGCTACGACGAGATCCTCGGCTACAACCTGGGCATCGAGATGTTCGGGCTGGGCACCATGCGGATGCACGAGATGCAGAAGCTGCGCCACCACGGCTTCGACGTCGCGTACGAAGAGGCGCACCTGTCCATCGACAACCTCTCCGCCGGTCACGCGCGGCAGTCGGCCGAGCTGATCGTCGCCTATCTGCACGACGTGGCGAAGGTGTCCGGGGCCGACGCGGTGCCGGCGCACTGGCGCCGGATATGGCGCGGCTACGCCTCCTTCGCCTACTTCATCGAGCACGAACTGGTGGCCGGCCTCGCCCGGCACGAGTCCGCGGACGTGATCATCTGA
- a CDS encoding class I tRNA ligase family protein, which translates to MKIDTFDPAALSDAFGIDMSTIDLPGVVGLGAGWGRVRPGGRSEPHQHDEIEMFVIVAGTGEIVVDGARHPVGPGTVVKFDPFETHVIDNTGERDVLFVTYYWRELQHAAEVATRPGRRRFAERPVFVFSTPPTPNGDLHLGHLSGPYLGADAFVRFHRMNGVRAWHLTGSDDHQSYVVAKAAQDHSTPERVAARYGEEIARTLELMDIRPDQFTVTSTEAGYRAGLRDFFAALESSGRVARRELPALFDEESGRYLYEVDVSGVCPSCAAGTNGNICEECGEPNVVADLVEARSRHSEGVRAGGLARHTLALHEFRESVARHHALGRVPARLRELAQRVFARGAFDLPLTHPAQWGVSPDGTDDQVIWVWPEMSYGFLHGIAQLGARIGEQWQAHKPEQDWKIVHFFGYDNSFYHAILYPVLYQLAFPDWQPDIDYHVNEFYLLEDQKFSTSRRHAVWGKDLLCPETVDAVRFYLSRTRPEGERTNFVRQAYRTTVREVLIEGWQGWLDDLGRRLTARYGGVVPDAGTWTPEHTAFYAQLGRRLAAVTGHLGQDGFSLRAATGELEGIVTDARAFAGREAVLAGGSGWQSENRTAMALELAAARLLSRVATPVMPRFAGRLAALLGESEPAWPSTVELVPAGSQLDLTGQVFFAAEPTPPPSSGAAPDPLPWLADVVRATLGLPPDAAVADKTLSELGASSLQAVTVQYQILERLDLDIPMAELLSGRSIAALGRDLAQEVAR; encoded by the coding sequence TTGAAGATCGACACCTTCGACCCCGCGGCGCTCAGCGATGCCTTCGGGATCGACATGAGCACCATCGACCTGCCCGGTGTCGTCGGGCTGGGCGCGGGCTGGGGCCGGGTGCGGCCGGGCGGGCGCTCCGAGCCGCACCAGCACGACGAGATCGAGATGTTCGTGATCGTGGCGGGCACCGGCGAGATCGTGGTGGACGGGGCGCGCCATCCGGTCGGGCCGGGCACGGTCGTGAAGTTCGACCCGTTCGAGACCCATGTCATCGACAACACCGGTGAGCGCGACGTGCTGTTCGTGACCTACTACTGGCGCGAGCTCCAGCACGCCGCGGAGGTGGCCACGCGCCCCGGCCGGCGGCGCTTCGCGGAGCGGCCGGTGTTCGTCTTCTCCACCCCGCCGACCCCCAACGGGGACCTGCACCTCGGGCATCTGTCCGGGCCGTACCTCGGGGCGGACGCGTTCGTGCGGTTCCACCGCATGAACGGGGTGCGGGCCTGGCACCTGACCGGCAGCGACGACCACCAAAGCTATGTGGTGGCCAAGGCGGCGCAGGACCACAGCACTCCGGAGCGGGTCGCGGCGCGCTACGGCGAGGAGATCGCCAGGACGCTGGAGTTGATGGACATCCGGCCCGACCAGTTCACCGTGACCAGTACGGAGGCCGGCTACCGCGCGGGGCTGCGCGACTTCTTCGCGGCGCTGGAGAGCTCCGGCCGGGTGGCCCGGCGGGAACTTCCCGCGCTCTTCGACGAGGAGTCCGGCCGGTACCTCTACGAGGTGGACGTCTCCGGTGTCTGTCCGTCCTGCGCGGCGGGTACCAACGGCAACATCTGCGAGGAGTGCGGTGAGCCCAACGTCGTTGCCGACCTCGTCGAGGCGCGCAGCCGGCACTCGGAGGGGGTGCGGGCCGGCGGCCTGGCCCGGCACACCCTGGCGCTGCACGAGTTCCGCGAGTCCGTCGCCCGGCACCACGCGCTCGGTCGGGTTCCGGCCCGGCTGCGCGAACTGGCCCAACGGGTCTTCGCGCGGGGGGCGTTCGACCTGCCGCTGACCCACCCCGCGCAGTGGGGCGTCTCCCCGGACGGCACCGATGACCAGGTGATCTGGGTGTGGCCGGAGATGTCGTACGGTTTCCTGCACGGCATCGCGCAGCTCGGGGCCCGGATCGGCGAGCAGTGGCAGGCGCACAAGCCGGAACAGGACTGGAAGATCGTCCACTTCTTCGGTTACGACAACAGCTTCTACCACGCGATCCTGTATCCGGTGCTGTACCAGTTGGCGTTCCCGGACTGGCAGCCGGACATCGACTACCACGTCAACGAGTTCTATCTGCTGGAGGACCAGAAGTTCTCCACCAGTCGGCGGCACGCGGTGTGGGGCAAGGACCTGCTGTGCCCGGAGACGGTGGACGCGGTGCGGTTCTACCTCTCCCGCACCCGCCCGGAGGGCGAGCGCACCAACTTCGTACGGCAGGCGTACCGCACGACCGTGCGCGAGGTGTTGATCGAGGGCTGGCAGGGCTGGCTCGACGACCTCGGCCGGCGGTTGACCGCGCGCTACGGCGGCGTGGTACCGGACGCCGGCACCTGGACGCCCGAGCACACCGCGTTCTACGCCCAGCTCGGCCGGCGACTGGCGGCCGTGACGGGGCACTTGGGCCAGGACGGGTTCTCCCTGCGGGCGGCCACCGGCGAACTGGAGGGCATCGTCACCGATGCGCGCGCGTTCGCCGGGCGGGAGGCGGTGCTGGCCGGCGGGTCCGGGTGGCAGTCGGAGAACCGCACGGCGATGGCGTTGGAACTGGCCGCGGCCCGGCTGCTGTCCCGGGTCGCGACGCCCGTCATGCCGCGCTTCGCCGGGCGGCTGGCCGCGCTGCTCGGCGAGTCCGAGCCCGCCTGGCCCAGCACCGTCGAGTTGGTGCCGGCCGGGTCCCAACTGGACCTGACCGGGCAGGTGTTCTTCGCCGCCGAGCCCACGCCGCCACCGTCCTCGGGGGCGGCGCCGGACCCGCTGCCCTGGCTCGCCGACGTGGTGCGCGCCACACTCGGCCTGCCCCCGGACGCCGCGGTGGCCGACAAGACGCTGTCGGAACTCGGCGCGTCCTCGTTGCAGGCGGTCACGGTGCAGTACCAGATCCTGGAGCGACTGGACCTCGACATCCCGATGGCGGAGCTGCTCTCCGGGCGGAGCATCGCCGCGCTCGGTCGCGACCTGGCCCAGGAGGTGGCCCGATGA